Within Chloroflexota bacterium, the genomic segment TTCGCCTTATTCAACCACTATCAGAGGAGTTTCCCCAGGCTCAACCCAAATCGTTGGTTATGCTTATTTAAATCCCGATGCGTTTTGGGCGTCGGTGGCGGGAAATCTCAATTGTGTTGGACGAAGGGCAGGTATACCCAGTAACTCACTGCGGGCTGATCCGTGAGCGCAGCCAGTTCCGCGATGGTGGCCACCACAGTGCGGGTGAATTCGGTGGCGAAAGATGTATCCAGGTACGCCAGCACATCGCGGGTGGTGTGGTAATGGGGGTTGAAGTCATTCAGGTCTTCGATGAGTAAAAGGGCAGGGTAGCCCTCATACCAGAAGGGGGCGTGGTCGCTGTTTGGAATTGCTCCGGCTGTGATTTTCTCGGGCGTGAGGGCAATGTCATAGCGTGATATGGCGCTGATCACCGCATC encodes:
- a CDS encoding M28 family peptidase, whose product is SEAAGRGDHILGVINLDMVAWDSDGDRAADIHCGDLVLESSALGDAVISAISRYDIALTPEKITAGAIPNSDHAPFWYEGYPALLLIEDLNDFNPHYHTTRDVLAYLDTSFATEFTRTVVATIAELAALTDQPAVSYWVYLPFVQHN